The window GCTTCGCTCCGCTACGCGCCCGCTCCGGGCGGCCGTTCGGCCTTGCCCTCGGCTGGTCGCCGAGCGTGCTCCGCGACACCGATCGAAAGTTGCGCACGGGCCGCTAGCCTTAGGCTAGCGACAGCGAGCGAACGCGAAGCCCGCAGGTGCCGCGCAGGCGGACGAAGCCCGCCGGAGCGAATAGCACCGAGGACGCGGTCACGGATGTGGCCGCATGAGACAAATAATTACCGAGGACGTGAGCGCGGATGCGCTCACGCAATCTAGATGAGCCCCGCCAACGGGCTGCTCGGATCGGCATATTTGCGCCGACCCATGCGACCCGACAGATAGGCCTCTCGCCCGGCCTCCACTGCCAGCTTCATCGCGCGGGCCATGCGGATGGGGTCTTTGGCCTCGGCGATGGCGGTGTTCATCAGCACGCCGTCACAGCCGAGCTCCATTGCGACCGCAGCATCGCTCGCTGTGCCGACACCTGCATCCACCAGCACCGGCACATTCGCGCCTTCGACGATCAGGCGAATGGTCACCTGGTTCTGGATGCCGAGGCCCGAGCCGATAGGCGCGCCCAGCGGCATGATCGCCACCGCGCCCGCGTCCTCCAGTTGCTTGGCAGCGATCGGATCATCGACGCAGTAAACCATCGGCTTGAAGCCTTCATTCGCCAGCACTTCGCAGGCGCGGATGGTCTCGACCATATTGGGGTAGAGCGTTTTCGCTTCTCCCAGCACTTCGAGCTTCACCAGATCCCATCCGCCTGCCTCGCGCGCAAGGCGGAGAGTGCGGATGGCATCCTCTGCGGTAAAACAGCCGGCAGTGTTGGGGAGGTAGGTAACCTTCTTCGGATCGATGTAGTCCATCAACACGGGCTGGTTCGGGTCCGAGACATTCACACGGCGCACCGCGACGGTCACGATCTCTGCGCCGGCGGCTTCAACCGCAGCGGCGTTCTGCGCGAAATCCTTGTATTTGCCAGTGCCGACAATCAGGCGGCTGTTGAAGCGGTGTCCGGCCACTTCCCAACTGTCATCACTCTCACCCGAACCGCCACCCACGAAATGGACGATTTCGAGCTGGTCACCTTCGCTCAAGCTCGCCGCCTCCAAATTCGAGCGCGGCGCGATTTCGCCATTGTGCTCGACCGCCACTTTGGCAGGATCCAGCCCCAACTCGCGCACAAGCGCAGCGATGGTGGCGGAAGAGGTGCGACGCG is drawn from Aurantiacibacter sp. MUD61 and contains these coding sequences:
- the thiS gene encoding sulfur carrier protein ThiS, encoding MTQQISLTVNGDARRTSSATIAALVRELGLDPAKVAVEHNGEIAPRSNLEAASLSEGDQLEIVHFVGGGSGESDDSWEVAGHRFNSRLIVGTGKYKDFAQNAAAVEAAGAEIVTVAVRRVNVSDPNQPVLMDYIDPKKVTYLPNTAGCFTAEDAIRTLRLAREAGGWDLVKLEVLGEAKTLYPNMVETIRACEVLANEGFKPMVYCVDDPIAAKQLEDAGAVAIMPLGAPIGSGLGIQNQVTIRLIVEGANVPVLVDAGVGTASDAAVAMELGCDGVLMNTAIAEAKDPIRMARAMKLAVEAGREAYLSGRMGRRKYADPSSPLAGLI